Proteins from a genomic interval of Papaver somniferum cultivar HN1 chromosome 4, ASM357369v1, whole genome shotgun sequence:
- the LOC113275864 gene encoding phosphatidylinositol 3,4,5-trisphosphate 3-phosphatase and protein-tyrosine-phosphatase PTEN1-like, with protein MGLRYSKPTPEKVVNVVGLPRQYHVFNYFLRNFYIRHLVSKKRRRMLVGGYDLDMSYITDRILAMSFPSERMRAMYRNPLWQVKSVLDMRHPGHYKIYNLCVEESYDPSHFHGRVEMFPFDDNHVPPLHMVKLFCESVRSWLSADPQNIAVIHCMAGKGRTGLMVCCYLVYSGMSAEEALQLYAQRRTTNNEGVSIASQRRYVGYWSKIVNFPRGVDNGPPEVILPQPCSRELLRVRLYDTVNTDSVFFVLSELQQVSSQMYQPSVEVARNCCRPVKQGYQGSSRPRYYFSYIQNDEDKDPDAEKPRVVVQMDTESSVIYEKTCLDYHFEAPLLVSGDVRLIFYQKMFGGRLFYACFNTAFITSSLLQFSIGDLDKVGSKGQSICGSSFCVELLFAPANASSTEIEVDDYD; from the exons ATGGGGTTGAGATATTCCAAACCTACACCAGAGAAGGTTGTGAATGTCGTTGGACTACCTCGGCAATATCAtgtgtttaattattttttgagaAATTTCTACATTCGACATCTTGTATCTAAAAAAAGGAGGCGAATGCTTGTTGGTGGCTATGATCTTGATATGTCATACATTACGGATCGTATATTAGCAATGTCATTCCCTTCAGAGCGGATGCGAGCTATGTATCGTAATCCTTTATGGCAAGTGAAGTCTGTTTTAGATATGAGGCATCCGGGGCACTATAAG ATATACAATTTGTGCGTGGAAGAAAGCTATGATCCATCACATTTTCATGGACGTGTAGAGATGTTCCCATTTGATGATAATCATGTTCCTCCTCTCCATATGGTGAAGCTCTTTTGTGAAAGTGTTCGGTCATGGTTATCTGCTGATCCACAGAACATTGCGGTTATACATTGCATG GCAGGAAAAGGGAGGACAGGCTTAATGGTTTGTTGTTACCTAGTATATAGTGGAATGTCAGCAGAGGAAGCCCTTCAACTGTATGCACAAAGACGCACTACCAACAATGAAGGA GTGTCAATAGCCAGCCAGCGTCGTTATGTTGGGTACTGGTCTAAGATAGTTAACTTTCCCAGGGGAGTTGACAATGGACCTCCTGAAGTGATCTTACCTCAACCTTGTAGCAGAGAATTGCTGCGAGTTAGGCTTTACGACACAGTTAACACTGACTCGGTTTTCTTTGTTCTGTCTGAGTTACAGCAG GTGTCCAGCCAAATGTATCAACCATCAGTGGAAGTTGCTAGGAACTGCTGCCGGCCAGTTAAGCAAGGATATCAAGGAAGTAGTAGACCGCGATACTATTTTTCATACATTCAAAATGATGAGGATAAGGATCCAGATGCAGAGAAACCCCGTGTTGTGGTGCAGATGGACACAGAGAGTTCTGTTATATATGAGAAGACTTGCCTTGACTACCATTTTGAAGCACCCCTACTT GTCTCTGGAGATGTGCGACTTATCTTCTATCAGAAGATGTTTGGTGGACGACTCTTTTATGCTTGCTTCAATACAGCTTTTATTACAAGCAGCTTACTGCAG TTCTCCATCGGCGATCTTGATAAAGTAGGGAGCAAAGGCCAGTCAATATGTGGGTCATCCTTTTGTGTGGAATTGCTATTTGCTCCAGCCAATGCATCATCGACCGAGATAGAAGTTGATGATTATGACTGA
- the LOC113275865 gene encoding nodulin-related protein 1-like, translated as MDFLNKFTSSDEEKKPTTTGAATTHGEHKHPSSSELFASAKVVADAVTNKEKDKLNKERVADAAADLLDAAQTYGKLEETKGMGKYVQQAEDYLHNYKATTTTTTTTSHPTQPDTTTTTTHSTTVESSEPLGGGHHGKPEHEKSESGGGGVGDYFKMAEGFLKK; from the coding sequence ATGGATTTCTTGAACAAGTTTACCTCTTCTGATGAAGAAAAGAAACCCACAACAACAGGCGCAGCAACAACCCATGGAGAGCATAAACACCCTTCATCATCAGAGCTTTTTGCAAGTGCTAAGGTTGTTGCTGATGCAGTAACGAACAAGGAAAAGGACAAGCTTAACAAAGAAAGAGttgctgatgctgctgctgatttGCTCGATGCAGCTCAGACTTATGGAAAATTGGAAGAAACTAAAGGAATGGGCAAGTATGTCCAACAAGCTGAGGATTATCTTCATAATTACAAAGCTACAACCACTACTACCACCACTACTAGTCATCCAACACAACCtgacaccaccactaccacaacTCATTCAACCACCGTTGAATCATCAGAACCATTAGGTGGGGGGCATCATGGTAAACCTGAACATGAGAAATCTGagagcggtggtggtggtgttggagaTTATTTCAAGATGGCTGAAGGATTCTTGAAGAAATGA